One genomic region from Rosa rugosa chromosome 1, drRosRugo1.1, whole genome shotgun sequence encodes:
- the LOC133725304 gene encoding nuclear poly(A) polymerase 4-like isoform X2, translated as MVSSDGLSASPPPQAVSAKQFGVTKPISTAGPTEADTQRTLELEKLLVEAGLYESKGEAAKREEVLHRIGQIVKDWVKQLTQLRGYTDQMVEDANALIFTFGSYRLGVHGPGADIDTLCVGPSYVNREEDFFFVLHNILAEMEEVTELQPVPDAHVPVMKFKFDGISIDLLYASVSLLVVPEDLDISDVSLLYNIDEPTVRSLNGCRVADQILKLVPNVEHFCTTLRCLKFWAKRRGVYSNVTGFLGGVNWALLVARVCQLYPNAVPSMLVSRFFRVYTQWRWPNPVMLCAIEEDELGFNVWDPRKNPRDRTHHMPIITPAYPCMNSSYNVSKSTLRVMMEQFQQGNKICEEIELNKARWCALFEPYLFFESYKNYLQVDIVAVDADDLRAWKGWVESRLRQLTLMIERDTLEMLQCHPYPHEYVDTTKQCAHSAFFMGLQRKQGEKVQGQQFDIRGTVDEFKQSIEMYNFWKPGMEIYVSHVRRRQLPSYVFPDGCKRPRPSRAVALQHDNEVSPTGSGERHLKRKNDLGGGSPPKRLSISPLPQDSISPEIITHRGGSASPETFDKCFSLEVVDSNKKTLSGELEPGDATNSSVVTSVTSMSSSEDAGFGSMTGSCEGNTKSVEGSSIGSNTASLCEADSESLSVNGGENGNLVQGGSQEGLELNAAFGMILNPSEGVRSEGVQKAVMRLGLTSMA; from the exons ATGGTGAGCTCAGACGGATTGAGTGCTTCTCCGCCGCCGCAGGCGGTGTCGGCAAAGCAATTCGGGGTCACAAAGCCGATTTCGACGGCCGGGCCTACTGAGGCCGATACTCAGAGAACTTTAGAGTTGGAGAAG CTTTTGGTTGAAGCTGGGCTTTACGAAAGCAAAGGGGAAGCTGCCAAGAGAGAGGAGGTTCTTCACCGAATTGGGCAG ATTGTTAAGGATTGGGTAAAGCAACTTACTCAGTTGAGAGGATACACAGATCAAATGGTTGAGGATGCTAATGCTCTTATTTTTACATTTGGTTCCTATAGGCTTGGG GTACATGGTCCTGGGGCTGACATAGACACATTGTGTGTTGGGCCATCTTATGTCAACCGTGAG GAAGACTTCTTCTTTGTATTGCACAACATTCTGGCTGAAATGGAAGAAGTGACTGAACTGCAACCAGTTCCAGATGCCCATGTTCCCGTAATGAAGTTTAAGTTTGATGGAATATCAATCGACCTCCTTTATGCAAGTGTTTCTCTGTTGGTTGTACCAGAA GACCTGGACATTTCTGATGTATCTCTGTTGTACAACATCGATGAGCCTACCGTTCGAAGTCTTAATGGCTGCAGGGTTGCTGATCAAATTCTTAAGCTTGTTCCAAATGTTGAG CATTTCTGTACAACACTCCGATGCTTGAAGTTTTGGGCGAAAAGGCGTGGTGTTTATTCCAAT GTTACTGGATTTCTTGGTGGTGTGAACTGGGCTCTCCTTGTTGCCCGAGTGTGTCAACTTTATCCTAATGCAGTTCCTAGCATGCTGGTTTCTCGATTTTTTAGAGTCTACACACAGTGGCGATGGCCAAATCCTGTCATGTTATGTGCTATTGAAGAGGATGAACTTGGTTTTAATGTTTGGGACCCACGCAAAAATCCTCGCGACCGTACTCATCATATGCCAATTATAACTCCTGCATACCCTTGTATGAACTCTAGCTACAATGTTTCTAAAAGTACCCTCCGTGTCATGATGGAGCAGTTTCAGCAGGGAAACAAGATTTGTGAG GAAATAGAGCTGAATAAAGCTAGGTGGTGTGCTCTGTTTGAACCATATTTGTTCTTTGAAAGCTACAAGAACTATCTCCAGGTCGACATCGTTGCAGTTGATGCTGATGATCTGCGTGCTTGGAAAGGCTGGGTGGAATCTCGGTTGAGGCAACTGACTCTAATG ATTGAGCGGGATACTTTGGAGATGTTACAATGTCACCCATATCCTCATGAGTATGTTGATACGACCAAACAGTGTGCACATAGTGCTTTCTTTATGGGTTTGCAGAGGAAACAAGGTGAAAAGGTTCAGGGTCAGCAGTTCGATATACGAGGGACTGTTGATGAGTTCAAGCAGTCCATTGAGATGTACAATTTTTGGAAACCTGGGATGGAAATTTATGTTTCTCACGTTCGTAGAAGGCAACTTCCTTCTTATGTGTTTCCTGATGGTTGTAAACGACCTAGACCATCTAGAGCTGTGGCCCTGCAGCATGATAATGAAGTTAGTCCGACGGGTTCTGGTGAGAGACACCTGAAGAGGAAGAATGATCTTGGTGGGGGTTCGCCACCGAAACGACTATCTATTAGCCCTCTGCCCCAGGATTCAAtatctcctgaaattatcactcacaGAGGAGGAAGTGCATCTCCAGAGACTTTTGATAAATGCTTTAGTTTGGAGGTAGTTGATTCAAATAAAAAAACGTTGTCCGGTGAACTGGAGCCTGGAGATGCGACCAATTCCAGTGTTGTTACAAGTGTTACAAGCATGAGCAGTAGTGAAGATGCTGGATTTGGATCAATGACTGGTAGCTGTGAGGGGAATACTAAAAGTGTTGAAGGAAGCAGTATTGGGAGTAACACTGCTTCTTTATGTGAGGCAGACTCTGAATCTCTTTCAGTTAACGGAGGCGAAAATGGCAACCTTGTGCAAGGTGGATCACAAGAAGGATTAGAG TTGAATGCTGCATTTGGGATGATACTTAATCCTAGCGAGGGAGTAAGATCGGAAGGTGTGCAGAAAGCAGTGATGAG GTTGGGTTTAACCTCAATGGCCTGA
- the LOC133740201 gene encoding nuclear poly(A) polymerase 4-like: MQAMSSEGLSASPPPPQAVIGMQYGVAHPISLAGPTEFDIERTLELEKFLVEAGLYESKEEAAKREEVLHRIGQIVKDWVKQLTQLRGYTDQMVEDANALIFTFGSYRLGVHGPGAEIDTLCVGPSYVNREEDFFFVLHNILAEMEEVTELQPVPDAHVPVMKFKFDGISIDLLYASVSLLVVPEDLDISDVSLLYNIDEPTVRSLSGCRDVDQILKLVPNVEHFCTTLRCLRFWAKRRGVYSNVIGFLGGVNWALLVARVCQLYPNAVPSMLVSRFFRVYTQWRWPNPVMLCAIEEDELGFGVWDPRKNPCDRTHHMPVITPAYPCMNSSYNVSKSTLRVMMEQFQHGNKICEEIQLDKARWCTLFEPYLFFESYKNYLQVDIVAVDADDLRAWKGWVESRLRQLTLMIERDNLEMLQWHPYPHEYVDTTKQCAHSAFFMGFQRKKGEKLNGHRFDIQGTVDEFKQSIVDMYIFGKPGMEFYVSHVRRRRLPSYVFPDGYKRPRRSRVLAQQHDHEVSATSSGERHLKRKNDLGGGSPEKRLSIIPHKAGSASPETLDKCVGMEVVESNSGELEPGDASNSSVITNVTSITSVFEKFDI, encoded by the exons ATGCAAGCGATGAGCTCAGAGGGGTTGAGTGCTTCACCACCGCCTCCCCAAGCGGTGATCGGAATGCAATACGGAGTGGCACATCCAATTTCGCTAGCCGGGCCAACTGAATTCGATATTGAGAGAACTTTAGAGTTGGAGAAG TTCTTGGTTGAAGCTGGGCTTTATGAAAGCAAAGAGGAAGCTGCCAAGAGAGAGGAGGTTCTTCACCGAATTGGGCAG ATTGTTAAGGATTGGGTGAAGCAACTTACTCAGTTGAGAGGATACACAGATCAAATGGTTGAGGATGCTAATGCTCTTATTTTTACATTCGGTTCATATAGGCTTGGG GTACATGGTCCTGGGGCTGAGATAGACACATTGTGTGTTGGGCCATCTTACGTCAACCGTGAG GAGGACTTCTTCTTTGTATTGCACAACATTCTGGCTGAAATGGAAGAAGTGACTGAACTGCAACCAGTCCCAGATGCTCATGTTCCCGTAATGAAGTTTAAGTTCGATGGAATATCAATCGACCTCCTTTATGCCAGTGTTTCTCTGTTGGTTGTACCAGAA GACCTGGACATTTCTGATGTATCTCTGTTGTACAACATCGATGAGCCTACTGTTCGAAGTCTTAGTGGCTGCAGGGATGTTGATCAAATTCTTAAGCTTGTTCCAAATGTTGAG CATTTCTGTACAACACTCCGATGCTTGAGGTTTTGGGCGAAAAGGCGTGGTGTTTATTCCAAT GTTATTGGATTTCTTGGTGGTGTGAACTGGGCTCTCCTCGTTGCCCGAGTGTGTCAACTTTATCCTAATGCAGTTCCTAGCATGCTGGTTTCTCGATTTTTTAGAGTCTACACACAGTGGCGATGGCCAAATCCTGTCATGTTATGTGCCATTGAAGAGGATGAACTTGGTTTTGGTGTTTGGGACCCCCGCAAAAATCCTTGCGACCGGACTCATCATATGCCAGTTATAACTCCTGCATACCCTTGTATGAACTCTAGCTACAATGTTTCTAAAAGTACCCTCCGTGTCATGATGGAGCAATTTCAGCATGGAAACAAGATTTGTGAG GAAATACAACTGGATAAAGCCAGGTGGTGTACTCTGTTCGAACCATATTTGTTCTTTGAAAGCTACAAGAACTATCTCCAGGTCGACATCGTTGCAGTTGATGCTGATGATCTGCGTGCTTGGAAAGGCTGGGTGGAATCTCGGTTGAGGCAACTGACTCTAATG ATTGAGCGGGATAATTTGGAGATGTTACAATGGCACCCATATCCTCATGAGTATGTTGATACAACCAAACAGTGTGCACATAGTGCTTTCTTTATGGGTTTTCAGAGGAAAAAAGGTGAAAAGCTTAATGGTCATCGATTCGATATACAAGGGACTGTTGATGAGTTCAAGCAGTCCATTGTTGATATGTACATTTTTGGGAAACCTGGGATGGAATTCTATGTTTCTCACGTTCGTAGAAGGCGCCTTCCTTCTTACGTGTTTCCTGATGGTTATAAACGACCTAGACGGTCTAGAGTTTTGGCCCAGCAACATGATCATGAAGTTAGTGCAACGAGTTCCGGTGAGAGACACCTGAAGAGGAAGAATGATCTTGGTGGGGGTTCGCCGGAGAAACGACTATCCATTATCCCTCACAAAGCAGGAAGTGCATCTCCAGAGACTTTGGATAAATGTGTTGGTATGGAGGTAGTTGAATCAAACTCTGGAGAACTGGAGCCTGGAGATGCCTCAAATTCCAGTGTTATTACAAATGTTACTAGCATCACTAGTGTTTTCGAAAAATTTGATATATAG
- the LOC133725304 gene encoding nuclear poly(A) polymerase 4-like isoform X3: MGLILSGKIAIVKDWVKQLTQLRGYTDQMVEDANALIFTFGSYRLGVHGPGADIDTLCVGPSYVNREEDFFFVLHNILAEMEEVTELQPVPDAHVPVMKFKFDGISIDLLYASVSLLVVPEDLDISDVSLLYNIDEPTVRSLNGCRVADQILKLVPNVEHFCTTLRCLKFWAKRRGVYSNVTGFLGGVNWALLVARVCQLYPNAVPSMLVSRFFRVYTQWRWPNPVMLCAIEEDELGFNVWDPRKNPRDRTHHMPIITPAYPCMNSSYNVSKSTLRVMMEQFQQGNKICEEIELNKARWCALFEPYLFFESYKNYLQVDIVAVDADDLRAWKGWVESRLRQLTLMIERDTLEMLQCHPYPHEYVDTTKQCAHSAFFMGLQRKQGEKVQGQQFDIRGTVDEFKQSIEMYNFWKPGMEIYVSHVRRRQLPSYVFPDGCKRPRPSRAVALQHDNEVSPTGSGERHLKRKNDLGGGSPPKRLSISPLPQDSISPEIITHRGGSASPETFDKCFSLEVVDSNKKTLSGELEPGDATNSSVVTSVTSMSSSEDAGFGSMTGSCEGNTKSVEGSSIGSNTASLCEADSESLSVNGGENGNLVQGGSQEGLELNAAFGMILNPSEGVRSEGVQKAVMSRLGLTSMA; the protein is encoded by the exons ATGGGCTTGATTTTATCCGGAAAGATTGCG ATTGTTAAGGATTGGGTAAAGCAACTTACTCAGTTGAGAGGATACACAGATCAAATGGTTGAGGATGCTAATGCTCTTATTTTTACATTTGGTTCCTATAGGCTTGGG GTACATGGTCCTGGGGCTGACATAGACACATTGTGTGTTGGGCCATCTTATGTCAACCGTGAG GAAGACTTCTTCTTTGTATTGCACAACATTCTGGCTGAAATGGAAGAAGTGACTGAACTGCAACCAGTTCCAGATGCCCATGTTCCCGTAATGAAGTTTAAGTTTGATGGAATATCAATCGACCTCCTTTATGCAAGTGTTTCTCTGTTGGTTGTACCAGAA GACCTGGACATTTCTGATGTATCTCTGTTGTACAACATCGATGAGCCTACCGTTCGAAGTCTTAATGGCTGCAGGGTTGCTGATCAAATTCTTAAGCTTGTTCCAAATGTTGAG CATTTCTGTACAACACTCCGATGCTTGAAGTTTTGGGCGAAAAGGCGTGGTGTTTATTCCAAT GTTACTGGATTTCTTGGTGGTGTGAACTGGGCTCTCCTTGTTGCCCGAGTGTGTCAACTTTATCCTAATGCAGTTCCTAGCATGCTGGTTTCTCGATTTTTTAGAGTCTACACACAGTGGCGATGGCCAAATCCTGTCATGTTATGTGCTATTGAAGAGGATGAACTTGGTTTTAATGTTTGGGACCCACGCAAAAATCCTCGCGACCGTACTCATCATATGCCAATTATAACTCCTGCATACCCTTGTATGAACTCTAGCTACAATGTTTCTAAAAGTACCCTCCGTGTCATGATGGAGCAGTTTCAGCAGGGAAACAAGATTTGTGAG GAAATAGAGCTGAATAAAGCTAGGTGGTGTGCTCTGTTTGAACCATATTTGTTCTTTGAAAGCTACAAGAACTATCTCCAGGTCGACATCGTTGCAGTTGATGCTGATGATCTGCGTGCTTGGAAAGGCTGGGTGGAATCTCGGTTGAGGCAACTGACTCTAATG ATTGAGCGGGATACTTTGGAGATGTTACAATGTCACCCATATCCTCATGAGTATGTTGATACGACCAAACAGTGTGCACATAGTGCTTTCTTTATGGGTTTGCAGAGGAAACAAGGTGAAAAGGTTCAGGGTCAGCAGTTCGATATACGAGGGACTGTTGATGAGTTCAAGCAGTCCATTGAGATGTACAATTTTTGGAAACCTGGGATGGAAATTTATGTTTCTCACGTTCGTAGAAGGCAACTTCCTTCTTATGTGTTTCCTGATGGTTGTAAACGACCTAGACCATCTAGAGCTGTGGCCCTGCAGCATGATAATGAAGTTAGTCCGACGGGTTCTGGTGAGAGACACCTGAAGAGGAAGAATGATCTTGGTGGGGGTTCGCCACCGAAACGACTATCTATTAGCCCTCTGCCCCAGGATTCAAtatctcctgaaattatcactcacaGAGGAGGAAGTGCATCTCCAGAGACTTTTGATAAATGCTTTAGTTTGGAGGTAGTTGATTCAAATAAAAAAACGTTGTCCGGTGAACTGGAGCCTGGAGATGCGACCAATTCCAGTGTTGTTACAAGTGTTACAAGCATGAGCAGTAGTGAAGATGCTGGATTTGGATCAATGACTGGTAGCTGTGAGGGGAATACTAAAAGTGTTGAAGGAAGCAGTATTGGGAGTAACACTGCTTCTTTATGTGAGGCAGACTCTGAATCTCTTTCAGTTAACGGAGGCGAAAATGGCAACCTTGTGCAAGGTGGATCACAAGAAGGATTAGAG TTGAATGCTGCATTTGGGATGATACTTAATCCTAGCGAGGGAGTAAGATCGGAAGGTGTGCAGAAAGCAGTGATGAG CAGGTTGGGTTTAACCTCAATGGCCTGA
- the LOC133725304 gene encoding nuclear poly(A) polymerase 4-like isoform X1 gives MVSSDGLSASPPPQAVSAKQFGVTKPISTAGPTEADTQRTLELEKLLVEAGLYESKGEAAKREEVLHRIGQIVKDWVKQLTQLRGYTDQMVEDANALIFTFGSYRLGVHGPGADIDTLCVGPSYVNREEDFFFVLHNILAEMEEVTELQPVPDAHVPVMKFKFDGISIDLLYASVSLLVVPEDLDISDVSLLYNIDEPTVRSLNGCRVADQILKLVPNVEHFCTTLRCLKFWAKRRGVYSNVTGFLGGVNWALLVARVCQLYPNAVPSMLVSRFFRVYTQWRWPNPVMLCAIEEDELGFNVWDPRKNPRDRTHHMPIITPAYPCMNSSYNVSKSTLRVMMEQFQQGNKICEEIELNKARWCALFEPYLFFESYKNYLQVDIVAVDADDLRAWKGWVESRLRQLTLMIERDTLEMLQCHPYPHEYVDTTKQCAHSAFFMGLQRKQGEKVQGQQFDIRGTVDEFKQSIEMYNFWKPGMEIYVSHVRRRQLPSYVFPDGCKRPRPSRAVALQHDNEVSPTGSGERHLKRKNDLGGGSPPKRLSISPLPQDSISPEIITHRGGSASPETFDKCFSLEVVDSNKKTLSGELEPGDATNSSVVTSVTSMSSSEDAGFGSMTGSCEGNTKSVEGSSIGSNTASLCEADSESLSVNGGENGNLVQGGSQEGLELNAAFGMILNPSEGVRSEGVQKAVMSRLGLTSMA, from the exons ATGGTGAGCTCAGACGGATTGAGTGCTTCTCCGCCGCCGCAGGCGGTGTCGGCAAAGCAATTCGGGGTCACAAAGCCGATTTCGACGGCCGGGCCTACTGAGGCCGATACTCAGAGAACTTTAGAGTTGGAGAAG CTTTTGGTTGAAGCTGGGCTTTACGAAAGCAAAGGGGAAGCTGCCAAGAGAGAGGAGGTTCTTCACCGAATTGGGCAG ATTGTTAAGGATTGGGTAAAGCAACTTACTCAGTTGAGAGGATACACAGATCAAATGGTTGAGGATGCTAATGCTCTTATTTTTACATTTGGTTCCTATAGGCTTGGG GTACATGGTCCTGGGGCTGACATAGACACATTGTGTGTTGGGCCATCTTATGTCAACCGTGAG GAAGACTTCTTCTTTGTATTGCACAACATTCTGGCTGAAATGGAAGAAGTGACTGAACTGCAACCAGTTCCAGATGCCCATGTTCCCGTAATGAAGTTTAAGTTTGATGGAATATCAATCGACCTCCTTTATGCAAGTGTTTCTCTGTTGGTTGTACCAGAA GACCTGGACATTTCTGATGTATCTCTGTTGTACAACATCGATGAGCCTACCGTTCGAAGTCTTAATGGCTGCAGGGTTGCTGATCAAATTCTTAAGCTTGTTCCAAATGTTGAG CATTTCTGTACAACACTCCGATGCTTGAAGTTTTGGGCGAAAAGGCGTGGTGTTTATTCCAAT GTTACTGGATTTCTTGGTGGTGTGAACTGGGCTCTCCTTGTTGCCCGAGTGTGTCAACTTTATCCTAATGCAGTTCCTAGCATGCTGGTTTCTCGATTTTTTAGAGTCTACACACAGTGGCGATGGCCAAATCCTGTCATGTTATGTGCTATTGAAGAGGATGAACTTGGTTTTAATGTTTGGGACCCACGCAAAAATCCTCGCGACCGTACTCATCATATGCCAATTATAACTCCTGCATACCCTTGTATGAACTCTAGCTACAATGTTTCTAAAAGTACCCTCCGTGTCATGATGGAGCAGTTTCAGCAGGGAAACAAGATTTGTGAG GAAATAGAGCTGAATAAAGCTAGGTGGTGTGCTCTGTTTGAACCATATTTGTTCTTTGAAAGCTACAAGAACTATCTCCAGGTCGACATCGTTGCAGTTGATGCTGATGATCTGCGTGCTTGGAAAGGCTGGGTGGAATCTCGGTTGAGGCAACTGACTCTAATG ATTGAGCGGGATACTTTGGAGATGTTACAATGTCACCCATATCCTCATGAGTATGTTGATACGACCAAACAGTGTGCACATAGTGCTTTCTTTATGGGTTTGCAGAGGAAACAAGGTGAAAAGGTTCAGGGTCAGCAGTTCGATATACGAGGGACTGTTGATGAGTTCAAGCAGTCCATTGAGATGTACAATTTTTGGAAACCTGGGATGGAAATTTATGTTTCTCACGTTCGTAGAAGGCAACTTCCTTCTTATGTGTTTCCTGATGGTTGTAAACGACCTAGACCATCTAGAGCTGTGGCCCTGCAGCATGATAATGAAGTTAGTCCGACGGGTTCTGGTGAGAGACACCTGAAGAGGAAGAATGATCTTGGTGGGGGTTCGCCACCGAAACGACTATCTATTAGCCCTCTGCCCCAGGATTCAAtatctcctgaaattatcactcacaGAGGAGGAAGTGCATCTCCAGAGACTTTTGATAAATGCTTTAGTTTGGAGGTAGTTGATTCAAATAAAAAAACGTTGTCCGGTGAACTGGAGCCTGGAGATGCGACCAATTCCAGTGTTGTTACAAGTGTTACAAGCATGAGCAGTAGTGAAGATGCTGGATTTGGATCAATGACTGGTAGCTGTGAGGGGAATACTAAAAGTGTTGAAGGAAGCAGTATTGGGAGTAACACTGCTTCTTTATGTGAGGCAGACTCTGAATCTCTTTCAGTTAACGGAGGCGAAAATGGCAACCTTGTGCAAGGTGGATCACAAGAAGGATTAGAG TTGAATGCTGCATTTGGGATGATACTTAATCCTAGCGAGGGAGTAAGATCGGAAGGTGTGCAGAAAGCAGTGATGAG CAGGTTGGGTTTAACCTCAATGGCCTGA